A genomic window from Bradyrhizobium lupini includes:
- a CDS encoding glycosyltransferase family 2 protein, whose amino-acid sequence MPLVSIITPSWNVEGLIEETIRSVQDQTFADWELLIADDCSTDRTPAIIAAIGERDPRVKLIRQARNGGPALARQASIDAAQGRYLAFLDSDDLWLPGKLERQLAFAREKRAALSYTAFRRIDESNTVTGRLIEVPASLTYDQLLKNTAIATLTALVDREIAGPIVMKNEGYDDFCLWLSILKRGHTAYGLNEDLARYRVRGSSVSSRPARSAKWVWQIYRNVEQLSLIRSAWCFAHWSARAWLKRREF is encoded by the coding sequence ATGCCGCTCGTCTCGATCATAACACCCTCCTGGAACGTCGAAGGCCTGATCGAGGAAACCATCCGTTCCGTGCAGGACCAGACGTTCGCCGATTGGGAACTCTTGATCGCCGACGACTGCTCGACCGACAGGACGCCGGCAATCATCGCGGCGATCGGCGAGCGCGATCCCCGCGTCAAGCTGATCCGGCAGGCCCGAAATGGCGGCCCTGCGCTCGCCCGCCAAGCCTCGATTGACGCCGCGCAGGGCCGCTATCTCGCTTTCCTCGACAGCGACGATCTGTGGCTGCCGGGGAAGCTTGAGCGCCAGCTCGCCTTCGCCCGCGAGAAGCGGGCCGCCCTCAGCTACACCGCGTTCCGCCGCATCGACGAAAGCAACACGGTCACCGGCCGCCTGATCGAGGTGCCGGCCTCGCTCACCTATGACCAGCTCCTGAAGAACACCGCGATCGCGACGCTGACCGCGCTGGTCGACCGCGAGATCGCCGGTCCAATCGTGATGAAGAACGAGGGCTACGACGATTTCTGCTTGTGGCTCTCGATCCTGAAGCGCGGCCATACCGCCTACGGCCTCAACGAGGACCTTGCGCGCTACCGCGTCAGGGGCTCTTCGGTCTCCAGCCGCCCGGCGCGTTCCGCCAAATGGGTCTGGCAGATCTACCGCAATGTCGAACAGCTCTCCCTGATCAGATCGGCCTGGTGCTTCGCCCATTGGAGTGCGCGCGCCTGGCTGAAAAGACGGGAGTTCTAG
- a CDS encoding capsule biosynthesis protein, with translation MTTSAKTVLITTLAEYQTRFWIPVAQRLRAAGHNVELLAFDDRSAEISAAAGVPVTNMYREGLKAGPAPDDRTAFDARVAAYGLDGTNFLFSHERFTFGIRDTAALRRRFMIYANAMEALLDRLEAQGARAELVQELGGFLSVIASFYAARRRNIRNWFIEPSFFRGRMYFTPDSLAAPDVMATPADTVSSEVRAYLDDTLTQRAIVIPKKDQHHYSAAFKKVVNPRNAHRLVEKLWDQFALGKHQEFGHNLRHARVHAAMALNATRLRKLYRPLPDTPFVYYPFHVPADMALTLRSPDYLDQVATVDFLLRTIPDLHVLVVKEHPAQIGAIAASRLFELARRFDNFVLLPPQTNNYTVLNRADAVVSVNSKSGAEALLLGKPVVVMGDAFYRSCPLVYEVDRLADVPARLREALSAGPFDPARGHPISSLPGAGLIRASFISAIPSCSTRLRPPCVRQSPRRPG, from the coding sequence ATGACCACATCTGCAAAGACCGTACTCATCACCACGCTCGCCGAATACCAGACCAGGTTCTGGATTCCGGTCGCGCAGCGGTTGCGCGCGGCGGGCCATAATGTCGAATTGCTCGCCTTCGACGATCGCAGCGCGGAGATTTCGGCCGCTGCGGGCGTGCCGGTTACGAACATGTACCGCGAGGGCCTCAAGGCTGGCCCTGCACCCGACGACCGCACGGCGTTCGACGCGCGCGTCGCTGCCTACGGACTCGATGGGACCAATTTCCTGTTCAGCCATGAGCGCTTCACTTTCGGCATCCGTGACACGGCCGCGCTGCGCCGGCGATTCATGATCTATGCCAACGCCATGGAGGCGCTGCTCGACCGGCTGGAGGCGCAAGGCGCCCGCGCCGAGCTGGTGCAGGAGCTCGGCGGCTTTCTCTCCGTCATCGCGAGCTTCTACGCCGCGAGGCGCCGCAACATCCGCAACTGGTTCATCGAGCCGTCGTTCTTCCGTGGCCGCATGTACTTTACGCCCGACAGCCTCGCAGCGCCCGACGTGATGGCGACGCCGGCAGACACGGTGTCATCAGAGGTGCGCGCCTATCTGGACGACACGCTGACGCAGCGTGCCATCGTCATCCCCAAGAAGGACCAACACCATTATTCGGCGGCCTTCAAAAAGGTCGTAAATCCGCGCAATGCCCACCGTCTTGTCGAAAAACTCTGGGACCAGTTTGCGCTCGGCAAGCACCAGGAGTTCGGGCACAATCTGCGCCACGCGCGTGTTCATGCGGCAATGGCTCTCAATGCGACGCGGCTGCGCAAGCTCTATCGCCCGCTTCCTGACACGCCCTTCGTCTACTACCCTTTCCACGTTCCCGCCGACATGGCGCTGACGCTGCGCTCGCCGGATTATCTCGACCAGGTCGCCACCGTCGACTTCCTGCTGCGCACGATCCCGGATTTGCATGTGCTCGTGGTCAAGGAACATCCCGCCCAGATCGGCGCGATCGCAGCTTCGCGCCTGTTCGAGCTCGCGCGCCGGTTCGACAATTTCGTGCTGCTGCCGCCGCAGACCAACAATTACACCGTCCTCAATCGCGCCGACGCCGTCGTCTCCGTCAACAGCAAGTCGGGCGCCGAAGCACTGCTGCTCGGCAAGCCGGTCGTGGTGATGGGCGATGCGTTCTACCGCTCGTGCCCATTGGTGTATGAGGTCGACCGCCTGGCCGATGTGCCGGCACGGCTGCGCGAAGCGCTCTCCGCCGGGCCATTCGATCCGGCCAGGGGGCACCCTATTTCGAGTCTGCCTGGCGCCGGTCTTATCCGGGCGAGCTTTATATCGGCGATCCCAAGCTGCTCGACACGTTTGCGGCCTCCTTGCGTGCGGCAATCGCCGCGCCGGCCCGGGTGA
- a CDS encoding surface carbohydrate biosynthesis protein: protein MRIGLVVDHPKRDLPGAVMLGYQLARRGASVVLVPMYEQAVDVPRLGLDALVVNYARPATLDLMRSFAKAGLALYVLDTEGGVLAEKGGNSPPAMAMHIKDSGYADILAGYFFWGSRLRDAFLAAGTMLPEQLHLTGCPRFDFAASRWRALLDGEPRGYLLVNANFPLVNSRFTGKPGGEREAMVRAGWDGAYVDRFIADLKQVFTNYLAEIGRLAAARPDRKILVRPHPFESEEVYRNALSRHATVVIDGTGSVLDRIRNAAAIIHLNCGTAVESVLLGKLPLQLQYLNTPTTAGHAGLPARVSRQVASFDELLGAIDHVERETGTFDFAGVHAADIEPFFHLNDGQAADRVADVLIGAQGSRRPYVSLLATVKGTRARPSLGQIVKGAASAALGSAVTERLRSRFNPARRDKRIEPVFVKTLLQRIATHDRASPLQFRARRAHCVTTGLPLASVAIDQVLEQ from the coding sequence TTGCGCATAGGCCTGGTGGTCGATCACCCCAAGCGTGACCTGCCGGGGGCAGTCATGCTCGGTTATCAACTCGCGCGGCGCGGCGCCTCCGTCGTGTTGGTGCCGATGTACGAGCAGGCGGTCGATGTGCCGCGGCTCGGGCTCGACGCCCTGGTCGTCAACTACGCGCGCCCGGCCACTCTCGACCTGATGCGCAGCTTTGCCAAAGCCGGCCTCGCGCTGTACGTGCTCGACACCGAAGGCGGCGTGCTCGCGGAAAAGGGCGGCAACTCGCCGCCCGCGATGGCCATGCACATCAAGGACAGTGGCTACGCCGACATCTTGGCGGGCTATTTCTTCTGGGGCAGCCGGCTGCGTGACGCGTTCCTCGCGGCCGGGACCATGCTGCCGGAGCAGCTTCACCTCACCGGCTGCCCGCGCTTCGATTTTGCAGCCTCACGCTGGCGTGCGCTGCTCGACGGTGAACCGCGCGGCTATCTGCTCGTCAACGCCAACTTCCCGCTGGTCAACTCGCGCTTCACCGGCAAGCCGGGTGGGGAGCGCGAGGCGATGGTGCGAGCCGGTTGGGACGGTGCCTATGTCGATCGCTTCATCGCGGATTTGAAACAGGTGTTCACGAACTATCTCGCCGAGATCGGGCGGCTCGCCGCAGCGCGGCCTGACCGCAAAATTCTGGTACGTCCGCATCCCTTCGAGAGCGAGGAGGTCTATCGCAACGCGCTCTCGCGCCATGCCACCGTCGTGATCGACGGCACCGGCAGCGTGCTAGACCGCATCCGCAACGCGGCCGCAATCATTCATCTCAACTGCGGGACGGCCGTCGAATCGGTATTGCTCGGAAAGCTGCCGCTTCAGCTCCAATATCTGAACACACCGACCACCGCGGGTCATGCCGGGCTGCCCGCGCGCGTGAGCCGGCAGGTGGCCTCCTTCGACGAGCTGCTTGGCGCGATCGACCACGTCGAGCGCGAAACCGGGACCTTCGATTTCGCCGGCGTCCACGCCGCCGACATCGAGCCTTTCTTCCATCTCAACGACGGACAGGCGGCCGATCGTGTCGCAGATGTCCTGATTGGCGCCCAAGGCTCGCGGAGACCTTACGTGTCTCTGCTTGCGACCGTGAAGGGCACGCGCGCCAGGCCGAGCCTCGGTCAGATTGTCAAGGGCGCCGCGAGCGCCGCGCTCGGCTCGGCCGTCACCGAGCGGCTGCGCAGCCGGTTCAATCCAGCCCGGCGCGACAAGCGGATCGAGCCCGTCTTCGTCAAAACGCTGCTTCAGCGGATCGCAACTCATGATCGCGCGAGCCCGTTGCAATTTAGAGCGCGACGCGCGCATTGTGTGACGACGGGTTTGCCGCTCGCGAGCGTTGCGATCGACCAGGTCTTAGAGCAATGA
- a CDS encoding lipopolysaccharide biosynthesis protein: MLFPALVWEGIVKGFERYGLLRLCEFLTTSLYVGATIYAAKSDQPYEVVTYCFLGSALLRAVILLIAAIAALGRTRIKLSPPGREANRELMTRCILVMQGKLIGGIIAPIQPFLIGVYLGPQSVGIYDTLVRIPRLAKVVASLLISAMLPVVSRLDQRNNHGQFNKFGEAGIMMLPIVTVPPFVAAAVISPAIMQLWIGPQIVPYAYWMGIMFVVTMSFQYIIFGNTLFMTRTKVQRQLNMLMMIHLVIWAVVTLATVHLLAERAFILGQTIGTAAIVPWQLMIFVRELEIDSKAFWLAIVAHWSILIVGGLSLAAILLVVPNQDMLTLTGLMVAFCAATWVAQYFMVLSAKQRAMIGALGRSYFSRKGTSPAAL; encoded by the coding sequence TTGCTCTTTCCGGCCCTCGTCTGGGAAGGCATCGTCAAGGGCTTCGAACGTTACGGGTTGTTGCGACTTTGCGAATTTTTGACAACCTCGCTCTACGTAGGCGCTACCATTTACGCGGCGAAATCTGACCAACCCTACGAAGTGGTGACGTACTGTTTCCTTGGGAGTGCTCTGCTGCGCGCAGTGATCCTTCTCATCGCCGCGATCGCTGCTCTCGGACGCACGCGAATCAAGTTGTCACCGCCTGGAAGGGAAGCCAACCGGGAACTCATGACGCGTTGTATATTGGTAATGCAGGGTAAGTTGATCGGCGGAATCATAGCTCCGATCCAGCCATTCCTGATCGGTGTATATCTCGGGCCGCAGAGCGTTGGCATCTACGACACCTTGGTCAGAATACCGCGGCTGGCAAAAGTCGTCGCGAGTTTACTAATCTCGGCAATGCTGCCGGTCGTAAGCCGGCTCGATCAGCGTAACAACCACGGGCAGTTCAACAAATTTGGTGAAGCCGGAATCATGATGCTGCCCATCGTGACCGTGCCCCCCTTTGTCGCTGCGGCGGTGATATCGCCCGCCATCATGCAGCTGTGGATCGGACCACAGATCGTTCCTTACGCCTACTGGATGGGCATTATGTTCGTGGTCACGATGTCGTTCCAGTACATCATTTTCGGCAATACTCTGTTCATGACGCGGACCAAGGTTCAGCGTCAATTGAACATGTTGATGATGATTCATCTGGTGATTTGGGCGGTGGTAACACTCGCGACGGTCCATCTCCTCGCAGAGCGGGCGTTCATTCTCGGTCAGACCATTGGAACCGCTGCGATTGTGCCCTGGCAACTTATGATCTTTGTCAGAGAACTTGAGATAGATTCGAAGGCCTTCTGGCTGGCGATCGTCGCCCATTGGTCCATACTCATCGTCGGCGGACTTTCCCTCGCTGCCATCCTTTTGGTCGTGCCTAACCAAGACATGCTCACCCTCACAGGGCTTATGGTTGCATTTTGCGCTGCCACATGGGTTGCTCAGTATTTTATGGTCTTGAGTGCGAAGCAACGCGCGATGATTGGCGCACTGGGACGGAGCTATTTCAGTCGAAAGGGCACCTCCCCGGCGGCACTTTAG
- a CDS encoding SDR family oxidoreductase, giving the protein MTTSFKALFDLTGRTAVVTGGCGILGRRFAEGLAEFGANVAIVDLDQAATDAAAADVTSRHAVRTRGYGCDITQPDAVRNTADAIEADLGPVSILLNNAASKTRDVDAFFAPVEKFSLETWREIMAVNLDGMFNVAQAFGGRMAERGYGAIVQTASIYGLMAPDQRIYEGSEYLGRAINTPAVYTASKAGVIGLTKHLATYWAAKGVRVNTLTPGGVESGQNETFKARYGARIPLGRMARADEMVGAMLFLVSDAASYVTGQNIAVDGGLTAW; this is encoded by the coding sequence ATGACCACGAGCTTCAAGGCTCTGTTCGATCTCACCGGCCGCACTGCCGTCGTCACCGGCGGCTGCGGCATCCTCGGCCGTCGCTTCGCCGAGGGCCTCGCCGAGTTCGGTGCCAATGTCGCGATTGTCGATCTCGACCAGGCCGCGACCGATGCGGCGGCAGCCGACGTCACGTCGCGCCACGCCGTCCGCACCAGGGGTTATGGCTGCGACATCACCCAGCCCGACGCCGTGCGCAACACGGCCGATGCGATCGAAGCCGACCTCGGACCGGTCTCTATCCTGCTCAACAATGCCGCGAGCAAGACCCGCGACGTCGACGCATTCTTCGCACCCGTCGAGAAGTTTTCGTTGGAGACCTGGCGTGAGATCATGGCGGTCAATCTCGACGGCATGTTCAACGTCGCCCAGGCCTTCGGCGGTCGAATGGCCGAACGCGGCTACGGGGCTATCGTGCAGACCGCCTCGATCTACGGTCTGATGGCGCCCGACCAGCGCATCTACGAAGGCTCCGAATATCTCGGTCGCGCCATCAATACGCCCGCGGTGTACACGGCGTCCAAGGCCGGCGTCATCGGACTGACCAAGCATCTGGCGACCTATTGGGCGGCGAAAGGCGTTCGCGTCAACACGCTCACCCCGGGCGGCGTGGAGAGCGGGCAAAACGAGACTTTCAAGGCACGCTACGGGGCCCGCATTCCGCTCGGCCGGATGGCCCGCGCGGACGAGATGGTGGGCGCAATGCTTTTCCTGGTGTCCGACGCGGCATCCTATGTCACCGGACAGAACATCGCCGTCGACGGCGGCCTGACCGCGTGGTGA
- a CDS encoding acylneuraminate cytidylyltransferase family protein yields the protein MTLLCTICARGGSKGVVGKNARELVGKPVLAWSIEQARETGLFDAIAFSSDSEALLEAALKAGADIAVKRPDEMATDTAPKLPAIRHCLEQAIAQTGKMPEIFVDLDVTSPLRLASDIAGAVALLRESDARNVITGAPARRSPYFNLVEQRTDGSVGLSKSANPPITRRQDAPRCFDMNASIYVWRVEAFLAQPAVFYPDTRLFEMPEERSIDIDSDLDFALVDLLLRQRLPA from the coding sequence ATGACTCTGCTCTGCACGATCTGCGCGCGGGGTGGCTCGAAAGGAGTCGTCGGCAAGAATGCTCGCGAACTCGTGGGCAAGCCCGTGCTCGCGTGGAGCATCGAGCAGGCGCGCGAGACCGGCCTGTTCGACGCGATCGCCTTCAGCAGTGATTCTGAAGCTCTGCTCGAGGCCGCGCTGAAGGCAGGCGCCGACATCGCGGTGAAGCGTCCGGATGAGATGGCGACCGATACCGCGCCGAAGCTGCCGGCGATCCGCCATTGTCTCGAGCAGGCCATCGCACAAACGGGCAAGATGCCCGAGATTTTCGTCGATCTCGACGTCACCTCGCCGCTCAGGCTCGCCTCCGACATCGCCGGTGCGGTTGCACTGCTGCGCGAGAGCGACGCCCGCAATGTTATCACCGGCGCGCCTGCACGCCGCTCGCCCTATTTCAACCTGGTCGAGCAGCGCACCGATGGCAGCGTTGGCCTCTCCAAATCCGCCAATCCTCCAATCACGCGCCGGCAGGATGCGCCGCGCTGCTTCGACATGAACGCATCGATCTACGTTTGGCGCGTCGAGGCCTTCCTGGCGCAGCCCGCCGTCTTCTATCCGGACACACGCCTGTTCGAGATGCCGGAAGAGCGCTCGATCGACATCGATTCCGATCTCGACTTTGCGCTGGTGGACCTGTTGCTGCGCCAGCGACTGCCGGCCTGA
- a CDS encoding Gfo/Idh/MocA family oxidoreductase produces MTSTTAVVVGLGSIGTRHARVLREMGLRVVTVSRREGGDYGAIAQAIAGANPDYAVIATETARHADDLQELAQAGFHGKVLVEKPLFAAPAPPPKYPFSHVSVGYNLRFHPVMTALAESLRGREVITVAAYVGQDIRDWRPGRDHRATASATAEAGGGVLRDLSHELDYLLWLFGPWHRVAALGGASGARDIDVDDHLDLLLDMQRAPSVHVHMDYLDRQGVRRIRVNVDDDTIEADLVGSRLVVNGKGTEIRSERDQTYRDMHVAAMHGARPACSLPEALGVVHLIDASERALRTKSWISP; encoded by the coding sequence GTGACATCGACAACCGCCGTCGTGGTCGGCCTCGGCTCGATTGGCACAAGGCATGCGCGCGTCCTGCGAGAGATGGGGCTTCGTGTCGTGACTGTCAGCCGCCGCGAAGGCGGCGACTACGGGGCCATTGCGCAGGCCATCGCCGGCGCAAATCCCGACTATGCGGTGATCGCCACCGAGACTGCGCGCCATGCAGACGACCTGCAAGAGCTCGCGCAGGCCGGTTTCCATGGCAAAGTCCTTGTCGAAAAACCGTTATTCGCAGCGCCGGCGCCGCCGCCGAAATATCCGTTTTCCCATGTCAGCGTCGGGTACAATCTGCGCTTTCACCCCGTGATGACCGCGCTCGCCGAAAGCTTGCGCGGGCGCGAAGTCATCACGGTCGCCGCCTATGTCGGCCAGGACATCAGGGACTGGCGGCCCGGCCGCGATCATCGTGCGACCGCTTCCGCCACGGCTGAGGCCGGAGGCGGCGTGCTGCGGGATCTCAGCCACGAACTGGACTATCTCTTGTGGCTGTTCGGGCCGTGGCATCGCGTCGCGGCGCTCGGCGGCGCGTCCGGCGCGCGCGATATCGACGTTGACGACCACCTCGACCTGCTGCTCGATATGCAGCGGGCACCATCTGTCCACGTCCACATGGACTATCTCGACCGTCAGGGCGTTCGCCGCATTCGCGTCAATGTCGACGACGACACCATCGAGGCCGATCTCGTCGGCAGCCGACTTGTTGTCAATGGTAAGGGGACGGAGATACGCAGCGAGCGCGATCAAACCTATCGCGACATGCATGTCGCGGCGATGCATGGCGCGAGGCCCGCCTGCTCGCTGCCCGAGGCGCTCGGCGTCGTACATCTTATCGACGCCAGCGAGCGTGCTCTGCGCACCAAGTCCTGGATATCGCCATGA
- a CDS encoding nucleotidyltransferase family protein yields the protein MKSWRKAVVGTQATVGEAIAAIESGSIQIALVLDDQNRLLGVVTDGDVRRGLLRGIPLAGLATDIMSRAPVSAPAALPREDRLQLMRQKSIKQLPLVDEGGHLVLVETLDELLEPRHYPNPVLIMAGGLGERLGALTREVPKPMLNVGGRPLLETIVRNVVQQGFGNIFISVNYKAETIKDYFADGTAFGANIQYIHETERLGTAGALGLFPTPPALPMIVTNGDILTTIDYRALLEFHHGTPAEATMAVREHKVHVPYGVVSTSEGFLDAIREKPTESWFVSAGIYVIGSSVFRHVAPGVSVDMPTVLERVIAGEGRVAVYPIREYWLDIGRLEDFEQAHAEFHEVFP from the coding sequence ATGAAATCCTGGCGTAAGGCCGTCGTTGGAACGCAGGCGACCGTGGGCGAGGCCATTGCCGCCATCGAGAGCGGAAGCATCCAGATTGCGCTCGTGCTCGACGACCAGAATCGCCTTCTGGGCGTGGTCACCGACGGTGACGTGAGGCGTGGCCTATTGCGCGGCATCCCTCTCGCCGGACTTGCGACCGACATCATGAGCCGTGCGCCAGTGTCGGCTCCTGCGGCGCTGCCGCGGGAGGACCGCCTGCAACTGATGCGGCAGAAATCGATCAAGCAGCTCCCGCTCGTCGACGAAGGCGGGCATCTGGTCTTGGTTGAGACCCTCGATGAATTGCTCGAACCGCGCCACTATCCCAATCCGGTGCTGATTATGGCGGGCGGCCTCGGCGAACGCCTGGGCGCGCTGACCCGCGAGGTGCCGAAGCCGATGCTCAACGTCGGCGGCCGGCCGCTGCTCGAGACGATCGTTCGCAACGTCGTGCAGCAGGGTTTTGGCAACATTTTCATCTCGGTCAACTACAAGGCCGAGACAATCAAAGATTACTTTGCCGACGGCACCGCCTTCGGCGCCAATATCCAGTACATACACGAAACGGAACGCCTGGGAACCGCAGGCGCGCTCGGACTCTTCCCGACGCCACCGGCTCTGCCGATGATCGTCACCAACGGCGATATTCTCACCACGATAGACTACCGGGCTCTTCTCGAGTTCCACCACGGAACGCCGGCGGAAGCGACGATGGCCGTCCGCGAGCACAAGGTGCACGTACCGTATGGCGTGGTTTCCACGTCGGAGGGCTTTCTCGATGCCATCCGCGAGAAGCCGACCGAGAGCTGGTTCGTCAGTGCTGGCATCTATGTGATCGGCAGCTCCGTCTTTCGCCATGTCGCACCGGGCGTCAGCGTCGATATGCCGACCGTGCTGGAGCGCGTGATCGCCGGCGAGGGACGCGTCGCGGTCTATCCGATCCGCGAATATTGGCTCGACATCGGTCGTCTGGAGGATTTCGAGCAGGCGCATGCGGAATTTCACGAGGTCTTCCCGTGA
- a CDS encoding acetyltransferase yields the protein MDDLIIVGGGEHAFMVYEAALLSGRFKVVGFLDRQPATLGDVSYLGTDDAAPNYPDAAFVIGIGTMQAGPARRQMIGRMQVKRWATVIHPRAIVSPSAGIGAGTVIMPGAIVNARSRIGNHCIINSAVVVEHDVRIGDCTHLSPGTVVGGGAEIGENCFVGLGSRIRDHIAIGNDTLIAMGSVVMAPCPPGSVLRGIPAKPQG from the coding sequence ATGGACGATCTCATCATCGTGGGCGGCGGCGAACACGCCTTTATGGTCTACGAGGCGGCGCTGTTGTCCGGTCGATTCAAGGTAGTCGGGTTCCTCGATCGCCAGCCCGCGACACTGGGCGACGTCAGCTATCTCGGAACCGACGATGCTGCGCCGAACTATCCGGACGCGGCCTTCGTGATCGGTATCGGAACGATGCAGGCGGGACCCGCACGCCGGCAGATGATCGGCCGCATGCAGGTCAAGCGCTGGGCGACGGTGATTCATCCGCGCGCGATCGTCTCGCCCTCAGCCGGGATTGGTGCAGGCACTGTCATCATGCCTGGCGCGATCGTCAATGCACGAAGCCGGATTGGCAATCACTGCATCATCAATTCCGCTGTCGTCGTCGAGCATGACGTACGGATCGGCGACTGTACGCATCTTTCACCGGGAACCGTGGTCGGCGGCGGCGCAGAGATCGGCGAGAACTGCTTCGTCGGTCTCGGCAGCCGGATCAGGGACCACATCGCGATCGGCAACGACACGCTGATTGCGATGGGATCGGTGGTCATGGCCCCATGCCCGCCAGGATCTGTCCTTCGCGGCATTCCGGCAAAGCCGCAAGGCTAG
- the neuB gene encoding N-acetylneuraminate synthase: protein MTTHTLIIAEAGVNHDGSLEKALALVDAAADAGADIVKFQTFNAKALAGGAAKKAEYQQRTTNAAESQLAMLERLELPQAAHHTLIARARERGIEFLSTPFDDASLAFLVSLKLPRIKIGSGDLTNAPLLHAAAKAGATLILSTGMATLGEIEDALGVLAHGYGERNDPPGIASFRATWRDPAARTALARHVSLLHCTTEYPCPIADVNLAAMATMRSAFQLPVGYSDHTDGFEVSVAAVALGATTIEKHLTLDRNATGPDHAASLEPDDFKQMVAAIRNVERALGDGVKAPKESEIRNVPVARKSIVAARALKAGETIGPADITTKRPGAGRPPIEYWSLIGTAVPRALDPDDPV, encoded by the coding sequence ATGACGACGCACACACTGATCATCGCGGAAGCCGGCGTCAATCATGATGGCAGCCTGGAGAAAGCGCTGGCGCTGGTGGACGCGGCCGCCGACGCCGGCGCCGACATCGTCAAGTTCCAGACCTTCAATGCGAAGGCATTGGCGGGCGGTGCGGCGAAGAAGGCTGAGTATCAGCAGCGCACGACAAACGCGGCTGAGAGCCAGCTTGCCATGCTGGAACGGCTCGAACTGCCACAAGCCGCGCACCACACGCTGATCGCGCGCGCCAGGGAGCGCGGCATCGAGTTCCTGTCGACGCCTTTCGACGACGCCTCGCTCGCCTTTCTTGTGTCGCTGAAACTGCCGCGCATCAAGATCGGATCAGGCGATCTCACCAATGCGCCGCTGCTGCATGCGGCCGCGAAGGCTGGCGCGACGCTGATCCTGTCGACCGGCATGGCAACGCTCGGCGAGATCGAGGACGCGCTCGGCGTACTGGCTCATGGCTACGGCGAGCGCAACGATCCGCCCGGCATTGCCTCCTTCCGCGCGACGTGGCGCGATCCGGCGGCACGCACAGCGCTTGCGCGGCACGTCAGCCTGCTCCACTGCACGACCGAATATCCCTGCCCCATAGCGGATGTGAACCTTGCCGCAATGGCGACAATGCGCTCCGCGTTCCAGCTCCCGGTCGGATATTCCGATCACACCGATGGCTTCGAGGTTTCAGTGGCCGCGGTCGCGCTCGGCGCCACAACAATCGAAAAGCACCTGACGCTGGATCGTAACGCCACAGGCCCCGACCACGCGGCCTCGCTGGAGCCGGACGACTTCAAGCAAATGGTTGCGGCCATCCGCAACGTGGAGCGTGCGCTCGGCGACGGCGTGAAGGCTCCGAAAGAGTCCGAGATCAGGAACGTGCCGGTGGCGCGCAAGAGCATCGTGGCGGCGCGTGCGCTGAAGGCCGGCGAAACCATCGGCCCCGCCGATATCACGACCAAGCGGCCCGGTGCGGGCCGGCCGCCGATCGAGTACTGGTCGCTGATCGGGACGGCAGTGCCGCGCGCGCTCGATCCGGACGATCCGGTCTAG